A window of Mycobacteriales bacterium contains these coding sequences:
- a CDS encoding lipase yields the protein MSPSRRLLQAVALVLVILGGTALLARLPAGSVPLPPLGHAPQDRPGPVLLVPGYGGATSALEVLATSLRETGREATVVRLPGDGTGDLRASAQVLQVAADAALAAGAPSVDVIGYSAGGIVARLWVREAAHSARRVITLGSPHHGTELAAVGAAFAPGSCPPACRQLVPGSDLLDDLSTGDETPPGPQWLSVWTIQDEVVTPPESARLDGAVNVALQDLCPGSEVTHGTLPTGPVVQALVLQALSVDDVAAPQSCPMG from the coding sequence GTGAGCCCCTCCCGACGGCTGCTGCAGGCGGTCGCGCTGGTGCTCGTGATCCTCGGCGGGACGGCGCTGCTCGCCCGGCTGCCGGCGGGCAGCGTCCCACTGCCGCCGCTGGGACATGCGCCGCAGGACCGGCCCGGCCCGGTGCTGCTGGTACCGGGCTACGGCGGTGCGACCAGCGCGCTCGAGGTGCTGGCCACCTCGCTGCGCGAAACCGGGCGGGAGGCCACCGTCGTGCGGCTGCCCGGCGACGGCACCGGCGACCTGCGGGCGTCGGCGCAGGTGCTGCAGGTGGCGGCCGACGCGGCGCTCGCCGCCGGCGCCCCGTCTGTGGACGTGATCGGCTACAGTGCAGGCGGAATCGTCGCGCGGCTGTGGGTCCGCGAGGCCGCCCACAGCGCCCGCCGGGTGATCACGCTGGGCTCTCCCCACCACGGCACCGAGCTCGCCGCGGTCGGCGCCGCCTTCGCACCCGGCTCCTGCCCGCCGGCCTGCCGGCAGCTGGTGCCAGGCAGTGACCTGCTCGACGACCTGAGCACCGGGGACGAGACGCCTCCGGGGCCGCAGTGGCTGTCGGTCTGGACCATCCAGGACGAGGTCGTGACGCCCCCCGAGTCCGCCCGCCTCGACGGTGCGGTCAACGTCGCTCTGCAGGACCTGTGTCCCGGTTCGGAGGTCACGCACGGCACGCTGCCGACCGGGCCGGTCGTGCAGGCACTGGTCCTGCAAGCGCTCTCGGTCGACGACGTCGCGGCGCCGCAGAGCTGCCCCATGGGCTGA
- the pruA gene encoding L-glutamate gamma-semialdehyde dehydrogenase, which produces MDVVSFVPPPLNEPVRTYAPGSSERASLQARLKELGSTPVDLTMTVDGEQRVGGGTPIDVVQPHRHAAVLGTTREATPADVRSAVDAALAAAPAWRATSYDDRAAVLLRAAELLAGPWRDTLNAATMLGQSKTVVQAEVDSACELIDFLRFNVSFGRRVLEEQPRSSPGVWNRMDHRPLEGFVLAITPFNFTAIAGNLPLAPALMGNTVVWKPSPTQQLAAHFTMRLLEAAGLPPGVVNLVTGNGAAVSEVAVPHPELAGIHFTGSTATFRQLWQAVAANLPAYRSYPRLVGETGGKDFVLAHPSADVGTLEVALVRGAFEYQGQKCSAASRAYVPRSLWEAGLRDSLADQVRSLSYGDVSDLRHFGGAVIDRRAWDRLSAVLRGAAQDPALEVLAGGKADDAEGFFVEPTLLAGQDPTHEAFSREYFGPVLALHVYDDGDWDRTLDLVDETAPYALTGALIADDPYAVAQATERLRFTAGNFYVNDKPTGSVVGQQPFGGARQSGTNDKAGSVLNLLRWTSPRTLKTTFVPPREHTYPHMG; this is translated from the coding sequence GTGGACGTCGTCAGCTTCGTACCGCCGCCGCTCAACGAGCCGGTCCGGACGTACGCCCCCGGCAGCTCGGAGCGGGCGTCGCTCCAGGCGCGGCTGAAGGAGCTGGGCAGCACCCCGGTCGACCTGACGATGACCGTCGACGGCGAGCAGCGCGTCGGCGGCGGGACGCCGATCGACGTCGTGCAGCCGCACCGGCACGCCGCCGTCCTCGGCACCACCCGCGAGGCGACACCGGCCGATGTCCGGTCCGCCGTCGACGCCGCGCTGGCTGCCGCACCGGCCTGGCGCGCGACGTCCTACGACGACCGGGCCGCCGTCCTGCTGCGCGCCGCCGAGCTGCTGGCCGGGCCGTGGCGCGACACCCTGAACGCCGCCACGATGCTCGGCCAGAGCAAAACGGTCGTGCAGGCCGAGGTCGACAGTGCCTGCGAACTGATCGACTTCCTGCGCTTCAACGTGTCCTTCGGCCGCCGGGTGCTCGAGGAGCAGCCGAGGTCCTCTCCCGGGGTGTGGAACCGGATGGACCACCGGCCGCTCGAGGGGTTCGTCCTCGCGATCACGCCGTTCAACTTCACCGCCATCGCCGGCAACCTGCCGCTGGCACCCGCCCTGATGGGCAACACCGTCGTCTGGAAGCCCTCGCCCACCCAGCAACTCGCCGCGCACTTCACGATGCGGCTGCTCGAGGCGGCTGGGCTCCCGCCCGGCGTCGTCAACCTGGTCACCGGCAACGGGGCGGCGGTCTCCGAGGTCGCCGTGCCGCACCCGGAGCTGGCCGGCATCCACTTCACCGGGTCGACCGCGACGTTCCGGCAGTTGTGGCAGGCCGTGGCCGCGAACCTGCCGGCGTACCGGAGCTATCCGCGCCTGGTCGGCGAGACCGGTGGCAAGGACTTCGTGCTCGCGCACCCCTCCGCCGACGTCGGTACGCTCGAAGTCGCTCTGGTACGAGGCGCTTTCGAGTACCAAGGCCAGAAGTGCTCGGCGGCCTCGAGGGCGTATGTCCCACGCTCGCTGTGGGAGGCAGGGCTGCGCGACTCGCTCGCCGACCAGGTGCGTTCGCTGTCCTACGGTGATGTCAGCGACCTGCGGCACTTCGGCGGCGCGGTCATCGACCGGCGCGCCTGGGACCGGCTGTCGGCGGTCCTGCGCGGTGCGGCGCAGGACCCCGCGCTGGAGGTGCTGGCGGGAGGGAAGGCCGACGACGCCGAGGGTTTCTTCGTCGAGCCGACCCTCCTGGCGGGTCAGGACCCGACGCACGAGGCCTTCTCCCGCGAGTACTTCGGGCCCGTGCTCGCCCTGCACGTCTACGACGACGGGGACTGGGACCGCACACTGGACCTGGTCGACGAGACGGCTCCCTACGCGCTGACCGGCGCACTGATCGCCGACGACCCGTACGCCGTGGCGCAGGCCACCGAGCGGTTGCGCTTCACGGCCGGAAACTTCTACGTCAACGACAAGCCGACCGGCTCCGTCGTCGGCCAGCAGCCCTTCGGCGGTGCCCGGCAGAGCGGTACCAACGACAAGGCGGGTTCGGTGCTGAACCTGCTGCGCTGGACCTCGCCGCGCACGCTGAAGACCACCTTCGTGCCGCCGCGTGAGCACACCTACCCGCACATGGGATGA
- a CDS encoding MFS transporter, whose amino-acid sequence MTGAGRAAQAPPAAVGRTVAAAALSTVLASLPVFLLGGLAVLVRGELGFGELQLGLAVSTFFAVAAVTAVPAGRVAHRLGARSTTILGAFLSAAALVAMALAGSYAVLLVALSVAGVANSLAQIGSNQALARAVPVARQGLAFGVKQSAVPAATLIAGLAVPAVGLTLGWRAAFLGTALLALVYLPLVPRAARPDAAPSPRADRTGDTAVRVLALLSLAGALASGAANALGAFLVESAVSVGLSTGSAGLLLAGGSALGVIVRLLAGWRADAREGGHLAVVIAMIGTGAVGMALLATTSVPMLVPGTALAFGLGWSWPGLLTFAVVRLNPAAPAIATSITQTGIFAGGATGPLLFGLLVEAFSYRVAWSVAALALLGSALLMTVARRVLRQGLAQQPPVAPFRQQSSDMGTAGLALDDVAGLLDGLEGDERRS is encoded by the coding sequence GTGACCGGCGCCGGCCGCGCCGCCCAGGCTCCGCCGGCGGCCGTCGGTCGCACCGTTGCCGCCGCCGCGCTGTCGACGGTGCTGGCGTCCCTGCCGGTGTTCCTGCTGGGCGGCCTCGCGGTGCTTGTACGCGGTGAGCTGGGCTTCGGTGAGCTGCAGCTCGGCCTCGCGGTCAGCACCTTCTTCGCGGTGGCAGCGGTGACCGCCGTACCGGCCGGCCGGGTCGCGCACCGGCTCGGTGCACGGTCGACGACGATCCTGGGCGCCTTCCTGTCGGCCGCCGCGTTGGTCGCCATGGCGCTGGCCGGGTCGTACGCCGTGCTGCTGGTGGCGCTGTCCGTCGCGGGCGTGGCCAACTCGCTCGCCCAGATCGGCAGTAACCAGGCGCTGGCCCGGGCCGTCCCGGTCGCCCGCCAGGGCTTGGCCTTCGGCGTGAAGCAGTCCGCGGTACCCGCCGCCACGCTGATCGCGGGGCTGGCCGTGCCCGCCGTCGGACTGACGCTGGGCTGGCGGGCGGCCTTCCTCGGGACCGCGCTGCTGGCGCTGGTCTACCTCCCGCTGGTTCCCCGAGCCGCGCGGCCGGATGCGGCACCGAGCCCGCGGGCCGACCGTACGGGGGACACTGCCGTCCGCGTCCTGGCGCTGCTGAGTCTGGCCGGCGCCCTCGCCTCGGGCGCCGCGAACGCCCTCGGCGCCTTCCTGGTCGAGTCGGCCGTCTCGGTCGGGCTGTCCACCGGCTCCGCCGGGCTGCTGCTCGCCGGCGGGAGCGCGCTCGGGGTCATCGTCCGGCTGCTCGCCGGCTGGCGGGCGGACGCGCGCGAGGGCGGCCACCTGGCGGTCGTCATCGCCATGATCGGTACCGGGGCGGTCGGGATGGCCCTGCTGGCGACCACGTCGGTGCCGATGCTGGTACCGGGGACGGCGCTGGCCTTCGGCCTCGGCTGGAGCTGGCCGGGCCTGCTCACCTTCGCCGTCGTGCGCCTCAACCCGGCTGCGCCCGCCATCGCCACCAGCATCACGCAGACCGGCATCTTCGCCGGCGGTGCGACGGGGCCGCTGCTGTTCGGGCTGCTGGTCGAGGCCTTCTCCTACCGGGTCGCCTGGTCGGTGGCGGCGCTCGCCCTGCTCGGGTCGGCGCTGCTCATGACGGTGGCCCGGCGGGTGCTGCGCCAGGGCCTGGCCCAGCAGCCGCCGGTCGCGCCGTTCCGGCAGCAGTCCTCCGACATGGGCACAGCCGGGCTGGCCCTGGACGACGTGGCCGGGCTGCTCGACGGCCTCGAGGGCGACGAGCGGCGCTCGTGA
- a CDS encoding fumarate hydratase → MPDFSYTPLLPVTPGATPYRLLTADGVSTVSVLGRDFLQVDPEALRLLARAALRDISHLLRPSHLASLRHIHDDPESSPNDRFVALDLLRNAAIASGGVLPMCQDTGTAIVLGTRGQQVLTEGRDAEHLSRGIFDAYTSLNLRYSQLAPLTMWDEVNTGSNLPAQIELQAGDGAAYDFLFMAKGGGSANKSFLYQETKALLNPASMLRFLQEKIASLGTAACPPYHLAVVIGGTSAEYALKTAKLASARYLDTLPVTGSPGGHGFRDLELEAQVHEITRQIGLGAQFGGKWFCHDVRVVRLPRHGGSCPVAIAVSCSADRQARARIDADGVWLEELEADPAHYLPEVTDEQLGGDVLRIDLDQPLDAVRAQLSRLPVTTRVSLTGPLVVARDIAHAKFGELLDAGQPLPAYLREHAVYYAGPAKTPEGMVSGSFGPTTAGRMDGYVPRLQAAGGSLVMLAKGNRSRQVTESCREHGGFYLASVGGPAARLAQDCIRKVELLEYPELGMEAVWRIEVEDFPAFVVVDDKGNDFYAPQDTGTPVTIGSRPPEGAPPAAP, encoded by the coding sequence GTGCCCGACTTCAGCTACACGCCGCTGCTCCCGGTCACGCCGGGCGCCACCCCGTACCGGCTGCTCACCGCCGACGGCGTGTCGACCGTCTCCGTGCTCGGCCGTGACTTCCTGCAGGTCGACCCCGAGGCGCTGCGGTTGCTGGCCCGCGCAGCGCTGCGCGACATCTCCCACCTGCTGCGGCCGTCGCACCTGGCCTCGCTGCGGCACATCCACGACGATCCGGAGAGCTCGCCCAACGACCGGTTCGTGGCGCTGGACCTGCTCCGCAACGCCGCCATCGCCTCCGGCGGGGTGCTCCCGATGTGCCAGGACACCGGGACCGCGATCGTGCTCGGGACCCGCGGGCAGCAGGTCCTGACCGAGGGGCGGGACGCCGAGCACCTGTCGCGCGGGATCTTCGACGCCTACACCTCGCTCAACCTGCGCTACTCACAGCTCGCCCCGCTGACCATGTGGGACGAGGTCAACACCGGCAGCAACCTGCCCGCGCAGATCGAGCTGCAGGCCGGTGACGGCGCGGCGTACGACTTCCTGTTCATGGCCAAGGGCGGCGGCTCGGCCAACAAGTCCTTCCTCTACCAGGAGACCAAGGCGCTGCTGAATCCCGCCTCGATGCTGCGCTTCCTGCAGGAGAAGATCGCCTCGCTCGGTACGGCTGCCTGCCCCCCGTACCACCTCGCCGTCGTGATCGGCGGGACCAGCGCGGAGTACGCGCTCAAGACCGCGAAGCTGGCCAGCGCGCGCTACCTCGACACCCTGCCCGTCACCGGCTCGCCCGGCGGCCACGGCTTCCGCGACCTCGAGCTCGAGGCGCAGGTGCACGAGATCACCCGGCAGATCGGCCTCGGCGCGCAGTTCGGCGGGAAGTGGTTCTGCCACGACGTCCGGGTCGTGCGGCTGCCCCGCCACGGCGGGTCCTGCCCGGTCGCGATCGCCGTGTCCTGCTCCGCGGACCGGCAGGCCCGGGCCCGGATCGATGCCGACGGCGTCTGGCTCGAGGAGCTGGAGGCCGACCCGGCGCACTACCTGCCCGAGGTGACCGACGAGCAGCTCGGCGGCGACGTCCTGCGGATCGACCTCGACCAGCCGCTGGACGCCGTCCGCGCGCAGCTGTCCCGTCTCCCCGTCACGACGCGGGTGTCGCTGACCGGCCCGCTGGTGGTCGCCCGCGACATCGCGCACGCGAAGTTCGGTGAGCTGCTGGACGCCGGGCAGCCACTGCCGGCCTACCTGCGCGAGCACGCCGTCTACTACGCCGGCCCGGCCAAGACTCCGGAGGGCATGGTGTCCGGGTCCTTCGGGCCGACGACGGCCGGCCGGATGGACGGTTACGTGCCGCGGCTGCAGGCCGCCGGCGGTTCGCTGGTGATGCTGGCCAAGGGCAATCGCAGCCGGCAGGTGACCGAGTCCTGCCGGGAGCACGGCGGCTTCTACCTGGCCTCGGTGGGCGGACCGGCGGCCCGGCTGGCCCAGGACTGCATCCGCAAGGTGGAGCTGCTGGAATACCCCGAGCTGGGCATGGAAGCGGTCTGGCGGATCGAGGTCGAGGACTTCCCCGCCTTCGTGGTCGTCGACGACAAGGGCAACGACTTCTACGCGCCGCAGGACACCGGGACGCCGGTCACCATCGGCAGCCGCCCACCCGAGGGCGCCCCGCCGGCAGCCCCGTGA
- a CDS encoding acyl-CoA dehydrogenase family protein, giving the protein MTELSSEEQQIVELVRDFVDKGVKPVASDLEHANAYPEALIEQMKEMGIFGLAIPEPYGHVAVSTPCYAMVTEELARGWMTLAGAMGGHTVVSKLLLAHGTEEQKAHYLPLMATGEVRATMALTEPGGGSDLQALRTTARKDGEDYLVNGTKTWITNARRSALLAVLVRTDPQADPPHRGMSILLCEHGPGLEVSRDLPKLGYKGVESCELSFSDYRTPQSSVLGGVEGKGFTQFMKGLEVGRIQVAARATGVARAALEDSLKYAQERESFGKPIWQHQSVGNLLADMATKLAAAQQLVQHAARTYDSGARSDLEAGMAKLFASEAAAEITLSAIRVHGGYGYSTEFDVERYFRDAPLMIVGEGTNEIQRNVIAAQLVKRGGL; this is encoded by the coding sequence ATGACCGAACTGAGCAGTGAAGAGCAGCAGATCGTCGAGCTCGTCCGCGACTTCGTGGACAAGGGGGTCAAGCCGGTCGCCAGCGACCTCGAGCACGCCAATGCCTACCCCGAGGCCCTCATCGAGCAGATGAAGGAGATGGGCATCTTCGGGCTCGCCATCCCCGAGCCGTACGGCCACGTCGCGGTGTCGACCCCGTGCTACGCGATGGTCACCGAGGAGCTGGCCCGTGGCTGGATGACCCTCGCGGGCGCGATGGGCGGCCACACCGTGGTGTCCAAGCTGCTGCTCGCGCACGGCACGGAGGAGCAGAAGGCGCACTACCTCCCGCTGATGGCGACCGGCGAGGTGCGCGCGACGATGGCCCTCACCGAGCCCGGCGGCGGCTCGGACCTGCAGGCGCTGCGCACGACGGCGCGCAAGGACGGCGAGGACTACCTCGTCAACGGCACCAAGACCTGGATCACCAACGCCCGGCGCTCGGCACTGCTCGCGGTGCTGGTGCGCACCGACCCGCAGGCCGACCCCCCGCACCGCGGCATGAGCATCCTGCTGTGCGAGCACGGCCCGGGTCTCGAGGTCTCGCGCGACCTGCCCAAGCTGGGCTACAAGGGCGTGGAGAGCTGCGAGCTGTCCTTCAGCGACTACCGCACGCCGCAGAGCTCGGTGCTCGGCGGCGTGGAGGGCAAGGGCTTCACCCAGTTCATGAAGGGGCTCGAGGTGGGCCGGATCCAGGTGGCTGCCCGGGCGACCGGCGTCGCCCGGGCAGCCCTGGAGGACTCGCTGAAGTACGCCCAGGAGCGGGAGAGCTTCGGCAAGCCGATCTGGCAGCACCAGTCGGTCGGCAACCTGCTGGCCGACATGGCCACCAAACTGGCGGCGGCCCAGCAGCTCGTCCAGCACGCCGCCCGCACCTACGACTCCGGCGCCCGCTCGGACCTCGAGGCCGGCATGGCCAAGCTGTTCGCGTCCGAGGCCGCGGCCGAGATCACGCTCAGCGCTATTCGGGTGCACGGCGGCTACGGCTACTCCACCGAGTTCGACGTGGAGCGGTACTTCCGCGACGCCCCGCTGATGATCGTCGGCGAGGGCACCAACGAGATCCAGCGCAACGTGATCGCCGCGCAGCTGGTCAAGCGCGGCGGACTGTAG
- a CDS encoding CaiB/BaiF CoA-transferase family protein, which produces MALPLDGITVVTIEQAVAAPFATRQLADLGARVIKVERPEAGDFARGYDESIQGQSSYFVWINRSKESLTCDLKSPEGLAVVDRLLEDADVFVQNLAPGAAKRLGLDAATLQTRHPRLIVCDVTGFGSTGPWWDHKAYDLLVQCEAGLVSLTGPPESPAKAGISVADIAAGMYAYSGILTALLQRANTGVAPALEVSLFEALAEWMGSPLYYTEGSGRQPDRVGIEHATIAPYGPYTAGDGGVVLVAVQNDREWRALCRVVLGDAGVADDPRFARNSDRVANRAALNALINGRFGQLTEAQAGELLSAADVAHASVNSVQGLLDHPVLAGRERWRQVDTPGGPIRALLPPTSIHGVDPRMDPVPALGEHTHAILTSLGYDEERITRLRQNGAV; this is translated from the coding sequence ATGGCACTTCCGCTGGACGGCATCACCGTCGTGACGATCGAGCAGGCGGTCGCGGCCCCCTTCGCGACCCGCCAGCTCGCCGACCTCGGCGCGCGGGTCATCAAGGTCGAGCGGCCGGAGGCGGGCGACTTCGCCCGCGGCTACGACGAGTCGATCCAGGGGCAGTCCAGCTACTTCGTCTGGATCAACCGGTCGAAGGAGTCGCTGACCTGCGACCTCAAGTCACCCGAAGGCCTCGCCGTCGTCGACCGCCTGCTCGAGGACGCCGATGTCTTCGTGCAGAACCTCGCGCCCGGCGCGGCCAAGCGGCTGGGGCTGGACGCGGCGACGCTGCAGACCCGCCACCCGAGGCTGATCGTCTGCGACGTGACCGGCTTCGGCAGCACCGGCCCGTGGTGGGACCACAAGGCCTACGACCTGCTCGTGCAGTGCGAGGCCGGGCTGGTCTCGCTCACCGGACCGCCGGAGTCCCCCGCCAAGGCCGGCATCTCGGTGGCCGACATCGCCGCCGGGATGTACGCCTACAGCGGCATTCTCACCGCCCTGCTGCAGCGCGCGAACACCGGCGTGGCGCCGGCGCTGGAGGTCTCGCTGTTCGAGGCGCTCGCCGAGTGGATGGGCTCGCCGCTCTACTACACCGAGGGCTCCGGCCGGCAGCCCGACCGGGTCGGCATCGAGCACGCCACCATCGCCCCCTACGGCCCCTACACCGCCGGTGACGGCGGCGTCGTGCTCGTCGCGGTGCAGAACGACCGCGAGTGGCGCGCCCTGTGCCGGGTGGTGCTCGGCGACGCCGGCGTGGCCGACGACCCGCGCTTCGCCCGCAACTCCGACCGGGTCGCGAACCGCGCGGCGCTGAACGCGCTGATCAATGGCCGGTTCGGTCAGCTGACGGAGGCCCAGGCCGGCGAGCTGCTGTCCGCCGCGGACGTCGCGCACGCCAGCGTCAACTCCGTCCAGGGACTGCTGGACCACCCGGTCCTCGCCGGCCGCGAGCGCTGGCGGCAGGTGGACACCCCGGGCGGACCGATCCGCGCTCTGCTGCCGCCCACCTCCATCCACGGGGTCGACCCCCGCATGGACCCGGTGCCCGCTCTCGGCGAGCACACCCACGCGATCCTCACCTCCCTCGGCTACGACGAGGAGCGGATCACCCGCCTGCGCCAGAACGGCGCCGTATGA
- a CDS encoding MmgE/PrpD family protein, with the protein MPHPAVELARWATTLAPTPQDLALADRSLLDVLAVAVAAREHPIVPVVEELSEPARWATLGHVLDFDDLHMESTTHISVVCVPAALAVGGDARAYLAGAGVMARLGTALGWPHYSAGWHATCTAGAPAAAVAASVALGLDAEATARAMALALPAAGGVQRAFGTHAKSLQVGFAADAGVRAARLAAAGASADPTALDQWLALVGGDPARLDLSGPAVPGGLAVKVHPCCYAMQRPIAAVRETGLAARDVVRVRLRTPAGTVQPLIHSHPTTGLEGKFSLEYAVAAALLDSFPGFASFEDEAVRRPEAVRLAEAVEVELTDGGDWLLAGTCEVELDLRDGSTVRTVLEVPPGAPGRPPSGPEMAAKVRDCAGPLAEEVLAATWADAAGLLRARLAPRTPARVG; encoded by the coding sequence GTGCCGCACCCGGCCGTCGAGCTGGCCCGCTGGGCCACCACGCTCGCACCCACACCGCAGGACCTCGCCCTGGCCGACCGGTCGCTGCTGGACGTGCTCGCCGTGGCGGTCGCCGCCCGGGAGCACCCGATCGTCCCGGTCGTCGAGGAGCTGTCCGAGCCGGCCCGCTGGGCCACGCTCGGGCACGTGCTGGACTTCGACGACCTGCACATGGAGTCCACCACCCACATCAGCGTGGTCTGCGTCCCGGCGGCCCTCGCGGTCGGCGGGGACGCCCGCGCCTACCTGGCGGGCGCCGGGGTGATGGCGCGCCTGGGCACCGCGCTGGGCTGGCCGCACTACTCGGCCGGCTGGCACGCCACCTGCACCGCCGGGGCGCCGGCCGCCGCGGTCGCGGCGTCGGTGGCGCTCGGGCTCGACGCCGAGGCGACCGCCCGGGCGATGGCGCTGGCGTTGCCGGCGGCCGGCGGCGTCCAGCGTGCCTTCGGGACGCACGCCAAGTCGCTGCAGGTGGGCTTCGCGGCTGACGCGGGGGTCCGGGCGGCGCGGCTGGCGGCGGCCGGAGCGTCGGCCGACCCGACCGCACTGGACCAGTGGCTCGCCCTGGTGGGCGGCGACCCGGCCCGCCTCGACCTGTCCGGCCCGGCCGTCCCCGGCGGGCTGGCCGTGAAGGTGCACCCGTGCTGCTACGCGATGCAGCGGCCGATCGCCGCGGTACGCGAGACCGGGCTGGCCGCCCGCGACGTCGTGCGCGTCCGGCTGCGCACGCCCGCCGGCACGGTCCAGCCGCTGATCCACTCCCACCCGACCACCGGCCTCGAGGGCAAGTTCAGCCTGGAGTACGCCGTGGCCGCCGCGCTGCTGGACAGCTTCCCCGGCTTCGCCAGCTTCGAGGACGAGGCCGTCCGGCGTCCCGAGGCGGTCCGTCTCGCCGAGGCGGTCGAGGTCGAGCTGACCGACGGCGGGGACTGGCTGCTGGCCGGGACCTGCGAGGTGGAGCTGGACCTGCGCGACGGCTCGACCGTCCGCACCGTGCTGGAGGTGCCGCCCGGGGCGCCGGGCCGCCCGCCGAGCGGGCCGGAGATGGCCGCCAAGGTGCGGGACTGCGCCGGCCCTCTCGCCGAGGAGGTGCTCGCCGCCACGTGGGCCGACGCCGCCGGCCTGCTGCGCGCACGGCTGGCCCCCCGCACACCGGCACGGGTCGGCTGA
- a CDS encoding GntR family transcriptional regulator, whose translation MAILRASLAGTDSTERRDGVEAEATSVTGPALLPGLAAAGQAGYIGRTNVATRYPRGEAVPVRTGHEESAYRALARELRAALLEGRYGDSGRLPTEAELALSHGLSRQTVRRAMLDLVSEGLIYRIAGRGTFPAPRDSRYVRQFGSVEDLMALSLDTRLELVLPLQRRVDLAAAGRLRLDSDVVCSVSFRRLHDGVPLCFTQVHLPLDVGRLLTDVPELQEVGATSEHTVLGLLDDRLADPVLEADQSISVHAVPAEAADVLGTPEGGCVLRIDRIYTDSTSRPVELATNWFHPDRYSYRVRLRRSGS comes from the coding sequence TTGGCCATCTTGCGCGCGTCGCTCGCGGGGACGGACAGCACCGAGCGCCGGGACGGCGTCGAGGCGGAAGCGACCTCTGTCACAGGGCCTGCTCTCCTTCCGGGCCTTGCCGCTGCCGGCCAGGCTGGTTACATTGGCCGTACCAATGTAGCCACACGGTACCCCCGAGGAGAAGCCGTTCCCGTCCGCACCGGCCACGAGGAGAGCGCCTACCGGGCGCTGGCCCGCGAGCTACGCGCCGCGCTGCTCGAAGGTCGCTACGGCGACAGTGGCCGGCTGCCCACCGAGGCCGAGCTCGCCCTCAGCCACGGCCTGAGCCGGCAGACGGTCCGGCGCGCGATGCTGGACCTGGTGAGCGAGGGGCTGATCTACCGGATCGCCGGTCGCGGCACGTTCCCGGCGCCGCGGGACTCCCGCTACGTGCGTCAGTTCGGCTCCGTCGAGGACCTCATGGCGCTGTCCCTGGACACTCGGCTGGAGCTCGTGCTCCCGCTGCAGCGCCGGGTGGATCTGGCCGCCGCCGGGCGGCTGCGGCTCGACAGCGACGTCGTCTGCAGCGTCAGCTTCCGGCGGCTGCACGACGGCGTGCCGCTGTGCTTCACCCAGGTGCACCTGCCGCTGGACGTGGGGCGGCTGCTGACCGACGTCCCCGAGCTGCAGGAGGTAGGGGCCACCAGCGAGCACACCGTCCTCGGCCTGCTCGACGACCGGCTCGCCGACCCGGTGCTCGAGGCCGATCAGAGCATCAGCGTCCATGCCGTCCCCGCCGAGGCGGCCGACGTGCTCGGTACCCCCGAGGGCGGGTGCGTCCTGCGGATCGACCGGATCTACACCGACAGCACGTCGCGGCCGGTCGAGCTCGCCACGAACTGGTTCCACCCCGACCGCTACTCCTACCGGGTCCGGCTGCGCCGTTCCGGCAGCTGA
- a CDS encoding CoA ester lyase — MTEVASASTPSRRSVLSVPASDARKMAKALESPADQVVLDLEDAVEPGSKDRARELLVGVLRELPDADVARVTVRVNPARSPWCHLDVAALAELPVLPGSLVLPKVEGPGDLAFLDRLLDGVEARSGRRSRIGVQALIESAAGVTAVSETARAGERLEALVLGYADLAASLGVVAAPERRLQLWLPVQSAVLVAARAAGVQAVDGPHLGVHVDEAFTAAAERARDLGFDGKWAIHPRQVDALNEIFTPAPAQVEHARAVLETLDRAAREGAAGAALLDGQMLDEAVAVAARRVLARAGGSA, encoded by the coding sequence GTGACAGAGGTCGCTTCCGCCTCGACGCCGTCCCGGCGCTCGGTGCTGTCCGTCCCCGCGAGCGACGCGCGCAAGATGGCCAAGGCGCTCGAGAGCCCGGCCGACCAGGTCGTCCTGGACCTCGAGGACGCCGTCGAACCCGGCAGCAAGGACCGCGCGCGGGAGTTGCTGGTCGGCGTGCTGCGCGAGCTGCCCGACGCCGACGTCGCGCGCGTCACGGTCCGGGTCAACCCGGCTCGTTCGCCGTGGTGCCACCTGGACGTCGCGGCCCTGGCCGAGCTGCCGGTCCTGCCCGGCTCGCTGGTCCTGCCCAAGGTGGAGGGGCCGGGGGACCTCGCTTTTCTGGACCGGCTCCTGGACGGCGTCGAGGCCAGGAGCGGGCGCCGCTCCCGGATCGGCGTCCAGGCGCTCATCGAGAGCGCGGCCGGCGTCACCGCCGTCTCCGAGACAGCCCGGGCGGGGGAGCGGCTGGAGGCCCTCGTGCTCGGCTACGCCGACCTGGCCGCCTCCCTCGGGGTCGTGGCCGCTCCGGAGCGGCGGCTCCAGCTGTGGCTGCCGGTGCAGTCGGCGGTGCTGGTCGCGGCCCGCGCGGCGGGTGTCCAGGCGGTGGACGGCCCGCACCTCGGGGTGCACGTCGACGAGGCCTTCACGGCCGCTGCCGAGCGGGCCCGCGACCTCGGCTTCGACGGCAAGTGGGCGATCCACCCCCGGCAGGTGGACGCCCTCAATGAGATCTTCACCCCCGCGCCGGCGCAGGTGGAGCACGCCCGCGCGGTGCTCGAGACGCTGGACCGGGCCGCCCGCGAGGGTGCGGCCGGTGCCGCGCTGCTGGACGGGCAGATGCTCGACGAGGCGGTTGCCGTGGCTGCCCGGCGGGTGCTGGCCCGCGCGGGGGGGTCCGCGTGA